Within the Gordonia westfalica genome, the region TCTCGGCGGCGAGCGCCCGCGCGATGGCGACGCGTTGCTGCTGTCCGCCCGAGATCTCCCAGATCCGCCGGTCCGCGGTGTCGTCGAGCCCCACGCGGTGCAGCAACTCGTCACGACGAGTAGCTCGCTCCGCCTTGGGGATACGCGCGTACCGGAGGGCGAGATCGACGTTGCCGCCGACGGTCCGCCACGGGAACAGCCTCGGCTGCTGGAACACCACGCCGGCGGTCACACCGGGGACCGGCACCCTGCCGGAGACCTCGACCTGCCCGGAGGTCGCGGGTTCGAAGCCTGCGATCAACCGGAGCAGAGTCGACTTCCCGCAACCCGACGCCCCGACCAGGACGAGGAACTCACCGGGCGGCACCTCGAGGTCCACCGGACCGACAGCGGTGACGGCGTCGGCCCCGGAGCCGTAGGTCCGCGTGACGCCGTGCAGACCGATCGATCCGGTCCGGCCGCTCGTCGGTGTTGCGACCCGGTCGGCATCGACGACCTGGCTACTGCTGTTCGACGACACCCGGTAACCCCTTGGTGTAGATGGCGTCCTGGAAGGTCTTCAGCGGCGGCGCCGACGGGATCTGCTGCTGTTCGGCAAGGAATTCGGCGGCACTGTGCAGGTTCTCGGCGAGGTTGCCCGGGTTGCCCTCGGTACCGAGCCAGGTCGGTGAGGTCAGTTCGGCGACCGTCAGGTAGGTGCCCTGCTCCAACTGGTTGGCTGCATCCTCGGGCGTCGTGTTGAGCTGTGCCGCAACCGCTTGAGCGGCGGCCTGCGGATCGTCCTTGATCAGGGTGAGAGCGCGCGCCTGGACCTTGCGCCAGGTGTCGACGACCTCCGGATGGGCGTCGGCGAACTCGGTCGAGACGACGCCGAGGTCGAGCGTCGGCTTGCCCGCGGTGGCGAGCTCACGGCTCGCGATGATCGTCGTGCCGTCGTTGCGGAGTTCGTCGAGCGTGGGCAGCCAGGTGTAGACCGCGTCGACGTCACCGCGCTGCCATGCGGCCAGCGAGGCCTGCGGTTGGAGGTCGATCAGGTCGACGTCCTTGGGGTCGACGCCCGCCTGGTTCAGCGCGGCGAGCAGGCTGTAGTGCGCGGTCGACGCGAAGGCGGTGGCGACGCGCTTGCCCTTCAGGTCCGCGATCGTGTTGATCCCGGTGCCGTTGCGGGCGACCAGCGCCTCGTTGTCGCCGGCGACGTCGAGGACGAAGACGACCTCGTACGGAATGTTCAGCGGCGCGGACAGTCCGCGGGCGACGGGGCTCGAGCCGATGGCGCCGAAGTCGATCTCCTTGGCGACGAAGGCGGTGTTGATGTCGGCGCCCGAGTCGAACTTGGTCCACTTGATGTTGTAGTCCGGCAGGGCTTCCTCGAGCCAGCCGTTGTTCTTGACGATCAGGTCGCCGCTCGGGAACGACTGGTAGGCAAGGCGAATCGTCGGCTTGCTGCTGTCCTCGGAGTTGTCGACCGAGCACCCGGCGAGTACCAGCATCGCTGCGGCCAGCACTCCGAGCAGTGCGCTCACCGAGCGCGCTCCCCTACGGTTACCCGCTCCCCTGAGTTCGATTGTCATTGCGTGTCAGACCTTTCCGCGCCACGGCACCACTCGGTGCTCGATTGTTCGAAGGAGCCCGTCGATGATCAGTCCGGACAGACCGATGGCGATGATGCCGACCAGGACGACGGGGGTGTTGTTGTAGTTGCTGGCGTCCTTGACCACGCCACCGATTCCGGGGATGCCGTTGAACAGTTCGGCGGCGACCACCGAGGAGTACGCGATGCCGACCGACAGCCTGATCCCGGTGAAGGTCTCCGGCAGCGCCGACGGCACGACGACGTCGCGGATGACCTCTGTCCGCGAGGCGCCGAGTGCTCGAGCCGCCTCGATCAACGCCACCGGCGCGGCACTGACCGCAGCGGTCGTCGCGACCGCCGCCGGCGGCAGCGCAGCGAGTGCGAGCAGGGTGATCTTGGGTGCCTCGTCGATGCCGAGCCAGATGACGAGCAGGAAGAAGTAGGCCAACGGCGGCAGCGCTCGCAGGAACGTAAGCCACGGCTCGAGCAGGCGTCGAAGCCAGCCGACGGTACCCATCGCGAGTCCGAGCAGGACACCGAGGATCACGCCGATCACCACGCCCGCGAACACGCGGCGCAGCGTCATGTACAGGTGTTCCCACCAGTAGTAGTCGGCGTAGCCGCGCACTCCGTTGTGCGTGGTCGACATGTCGACGAAGGCCTGCCACACGGTTCCCAGACGTGGGACGAACGTCTCACTCCAGATCCCGCTCACCGCAACGAGTTGCCAGACGACACCGAACACCAGGACCGACAGCAGCGGCAGGCCGGATCGGGTCGCGATCGATCGCAGACGCGATGATCCACCAGGCGGTTTCGGTTCGGAACGGCCCCCCGGCGCGTCCTCGGGAACGATGTCCACGAACAAGGTCACCGTGCATGTCTAGAGGCCTGAGATGTCGTCGGAAACCAGACTTATCGTCGTCGCGACGGAAAAGCCGACGCCATGCGTGATTCGCGGAGCCGGTGTGGTTTGATCACCGCCGCCAGACCCGTTACAGACTCAGAGCGGGTCGCCGGCGTCGAACTCCGGCACGACCTCCGCGACTCCGTCGAGCTCATCCTGAACTCGGTGGTACAGGTGACGTCCGGTGGCCAGCCATTCCCGAGCATCGGGCAGGTCGTCCTCTGGGTCCCGCGCATTCCAGTGGTCGTTCCAGGATTCGAGCTCATCGGCCAGCGTGACAGAGATCCCGAGTTTCGACGGATCAGCTGGATAGTTGTCGGTAAAGCTCTCCCACAGCGGCCCCGCACCACCCCATTCCGGAAACATCCGCACCACGCGGAGCCCGTCGGGCAGCACGATGGGTTCGCCTAGTCGGGAACGCGACATCAAGTAGCGCTGCTGCATGTCACGACGCCGCCGATGCTCGGCGCGGGAGGTGGGCCGGACGCGGTAGTCACCGCCGAGCAACCACGTCGGCTCCGACGTGCCGTGTTCACCGGTCACGGCGAGCGAGAACAGTTTGCCGGTGTCGGTGAAGTGATAGTCACCGTCCTCGATGGCCGTCTCCACGTCGTAACCGTCGTGTTCGATGATTTCGGCGACGTACCCGGTGCCGTCAAAGGCGAAGCCGTACAGACGCATGCGCGGATAGGCCGCGCTCCACTCGTCACCGGCAGAACTCGTCATGTGCCTCCCCGTTTCCTGTGGCGGCTTTCGACGATACGTCGCTCAGCTGACCGCCAGCCACACCGCGAGGCCGATGCCGGACAGTCCGACGACGATCCGCAGCGGACCCGCGGGCAGGCGCTTGACCACCGGCGGGCCGCACCAGCCGCCGAAGAGACAACCGATCGCCATCGCGAGTGCCGCCCACCAGTCGACCGGACCGAAGATCATGAAGCCCACCGCCGCAACGGCGTTGGCGACACCCAGGAACACCGACTTGGACAGCGCTGCACGCCACAGCGGTTCGCTGGTCACCACCAGCATCAGGGCCAGGATCATGATGCCCGCGCCGGCACCGAAGTAGCCGCCGTAGATACAGATCAGGAAGAGGCCGAGGATGAAGACCCACGGCCGTTCCGCGTGCGAGGTCGCCCAGCGACGCAGAACCGGTTGCACGAGAAGCGCTATGGCAGCGATCGCCACCAGGAACGGGACGAGTACCTCGAAGGCGTCGGCAGGCGTGACGAGAAGCAGTGCAGCGCCGACGGTTCCGCCGAACAGGGCCACGATCAACCCGATGACCAACCGTCGGCGATCGCCGTCGAGCAGGGCCCTACCCGACTGCGCGGTGCTGCCCACCCCGACCGCGACGAGTGCGACCGTATTGGTCACGTTCGCCGCGATCGGGGTGAGACCGACCGCGAGAAGTGCGGGGTAGCTGACGATGGACGCCAGTCCGGTGATGTAACCGATCAGGCCTGCGCCGAAACCGGCGACGACCAGTAGCGCGAGATCAGTGAGCGAAATGGCGTGCCCCGGTGAGGTAGAGCGTCACGCCCGCCTCGTCGGCCGCCTCGATGACCTCTTTGTCACGGATCGAACCACCCGGCTGCACAACGGCCTTGACGCCCGCGGACAGCAGCACCTGCAGACCGTCCGGGAACGGGAAGAAGGCGTCGGACGCGCCGACGCTCCCCGCGGCGCGGTCACCGGCACGCTGAACGGCCAGATGTGCGGAGTCCACGCGGTTGACCTGTCCCATGCCGACGCCCACCGATGCGCCGCCGGAGGCCAGCAGGATCGCGTTCGACTTCACCGAACGGCAGGCACGCCATGCGAATTCGAGATCGGCGAGCGTCTGGGCGTCGGCGGGCGGACCGGCGACGAGGTTCCAGTTGGCCGGGTTGTCACCCTCGGCGTCGATGACGTCGCGCTGCTGCATGAGCAGTCCACCCGAGACCGGCTTGGTCTCGATCCCGGTGGCCGACGGCGGCGTCGCGACCAGCACGCGGATGTTCTTCTTGCGGGTGAGCACCGACAGCGCGCCGTCGGCGAAGCCCGGTGCGACGATGACCTCGGTGAAGATCTCGGCGACCTGTTCGGCCATCTCGACGGTGATCTCGCGGTTCGCGGCGATCACGCCGCCGTAGGCGCTGACGGGGTCGCAGGCGTGGGCCTTGCGGTGTGCCTCGGCGATGTCGGCGCCGACCGCGATGCCGCACGGGTTGGCGTGCTTGATGATCGCGACCGCGGGGGCGTCGAAGTCATACGCGGCGCGCCAGGCGGCGTCGGCGTCGGTGTAGTTGTTGTAGCTCATCTCCTTGCCGTGCAACTGCTCGGCGGTGGCGAGGCCACCGTCCCCGGCGTTGCCGACGTACAGAGCGGCGGCCTGGTGCGGGTTCTCGCCGTAACGCAGGACGGCCGAACGGTTCCAGGTGGCACCGGCCCAGGCCGGGAACTGCGAATCGTCCTCGGGTGCGACGACGCTGGACATCCACGAAGCGACGGCCACGTCGTAGTCGGCGGTGTGGCGGAATGCCTTGGCAGCCAGCTTCTTCCGGTCGGCAAGAGTGAAGCCGCCGACCGAGATCGCCTCGGTCACCAGGGCGTAGTCGTCGGGGCTGGTCACGACGGCCACCGACGGGTGGTTCTTGGCGGCGCCGCGCACCATCGACGGGCCGCCGATGTCGATCTGCTCGATGCACTCGTCGGGGGTCGCGCCCGAGGCGACGGTCGCGGTGAACGGGTAGAGATTGACGACGACGAGATCGAATGCGGCGACGCCCAGATCGGCGAGCTGCGCGACGTGGTCGTCCTTGCGGGTGTCGGCGAGGATGCCGGCGTGGACCTTGGGGTGCAGGGTCTTCACCCGGCCGTCGAGGCACTCGGGGAAGCCGGTCAGGGTCGAGACCTCCACGACCGGGACTCCGGCGTCGGCGATGGTCTTGGCGGTCGATCCCGTCGAGACGATCTCCACGCCGGCGGCCTGGAGTGCGGTCGCGAGGTCGGCCAGGCCGCTCTTGTCGTAGACACTCACCAGAGCGCGCCGGATGGGTCGGCGGGCGCTGTCAGCGGGCTGTGCGTTCACGGGATGCGGGCCTTTCGTCCATCGATGACTACTCCACGGGTGACCAGTGCGGTCACCACTTCGGCGAGCAACACGCGCTCGACCGTTTTGATGCGTTCGTGCAAGGTGTCGACGGTGTCGTCATCGTCGATCGTGACCACCTGTTGCGCCAGGATCGGGCCGGTGTCGACGCCGTCGTCCACGAGGTGGACGGTCGCACCGGTCACCTTGACGCCGTAGTCGAGGGCCTCGGGCACACCGTGTGCGCCCGGGAACGACGGCAGCAGCGCGGGATGACTGTTGACGATCCGCCCGCCGAAGCGTTCGAGGAAGGCAGGCCCGAGGATCTTCATGAAACCGGCGGTGACCACCCAGCCCGGATCGAACGCGGCGACCTCGTCGGTGAGCGCCGAGTCCCAGGCCGCTCGATCGGCATGGTCGGCGACGCGGCAGGTGATCAGCGGGATCTCGTTGCGTTGCGCGATCTCCTGGGCCCGGCAGGCGCGGTCGACCACGATGGCCGCGACCGAGAAGGGGGCGTCGTCGGCGGCGGCACGGGCGAGCAGCGACTCGAGCAGAGAACCGGTACCAGACGCCATCACCACGACAGGGGTGCGTGCAGGCGCGGTCTCCGATATCACGCCTGCGAGCCTAATGGCAGCACGTCGAGCAAAATTCGTCGGGTCTCAGCGCCGGCGACCGGCACCTGGTGTACCGGGGTAGAGGTCGTAGTCGGCATCGTCGACGAGATCGCTGTCGTCGAGGTCCTCGACCGCGTCGTCGTACTCCGACTCCTCGTACGCCGGGTCCTCGTGGTCTGCATCGCCGAAGTCGGCGTCGTCGTATTCGGCCGCGTCGTCGTCTCCGTACTCGACCTCCGCCTCGGCGTACTCGACGTAGTCGTCGTCCTCGTCGAGGTCGGCGACGATGACGTATTCGTCCTCGAAGCCGAGGTCGTCCGGATCGTCGAAGTACTCGTCCCCGACGGCGGCCCGGGCTGCCCGGGTCGACGGCAGGAAGGCGTAGACGAGTGCGAGGAGGATGCCGATCACCGCGATCCAGCCGAGTGTGAAGACGCCGGCCGCGGAGACGGTGACCGCGACGTCACCGAACTCGCCCAGCGATCCGCCGGCG harbors:
- a CDS encoding ABC transporter ATP-binding protein, translated to MSSNSSSQVVDADRVATPTSGRTGSIGLHGVTRTYGSGADAVTAVGPVDLEVPPGEFLVLVGASGCGKSTLLRLIAGFEPATSGQVEVSGRVPVPGVTAGVVFQQPRLFPWRTVGGNVDLALRYARIPKAERATRRDELLHRVGLDDTADRRIWEISGGQQQRVAIARALAAETSLLLLDEPFAALDALTRERLQEDLRAVSTDSGRTNVFVTHSADEAAFLGTRIVVLSRRPGRVALDLTSPLPRTGATPDELRGSPEYAALRAEVSAAVKEAAAAER
- a CDS encoding glycine betaine ABC transporter substrate-binding protein codes for the protein MTIELRGAGNRRGARSVSALLGVLAAAMLVLAGCSVDNSEDSSKPTIRLAYQSFPSGDLIVKNNGWLEEALPDYNIKWTKFDSGADINTAFVAKEIDFGAIGSSPVARGLSAPLNIPYEVVFVLDVAGDNEALVARNGTGINTIADLKGKRVATAFASTAHYSLLAALNQAGVDPKDVDLIDLQPQASLAAWQRGDVDAVYTWLPTLDELRNDGTTIIASRELATAGKPTLDLGVVSTEFADAHPEVVDTWRKVQARALTLIKDDPQAAAQAVAAQLNTTPEDAANQLEQGTYLTVAELTSPTWLGTEGNPGNLAENLHSAAEFLAEQQQIPSAPPLKTFQDAIYTKGLPGVVEQQ
- a CDS encoding ABC transporter permease; the encoded protein is MTLFVDIVPEDAPGGRSEPKPPGGSSRLRSIATRSGLPLLSVLVFGVVWQLVAVSGIWSETFVPRLGTVWQAFVDMSTTHNGVRGYADYYWWEHLYMTLRRVFAGVVIGVILGVLLGLAMGTVGWLRRLLEPWLTFLRALPPLAYFFLLVIWLGIDEAPKITLLALAALPPAAVATTAAVSAAPVALIEAARALGASRTEVIRDVVVPSALPETFTGIRLSVGIAYSSVVAAELFNGIPGIGGVVKDASNYNNTPVVLVGIIAIGLSGLIIDGLLRTIEHRVVPWRGKV
- a CDS encoding sulfite exporter TauE/SafE family protein, which codes for MSLTDLALLVVAGFGAGLIGYITGLASIVSYPALLAVGLTPIAANVTNTVALVAVGVGSTAQSGRALLDGDRRRLVIGLIVALFGGTVGAALLLVTPADAFEVLVPFLVAIAAIALLVQPVLRRWATSHAERPWVFILGLFLICIYGGYFGAGAGIMILALMLVVTSEPLWRAALSKSVFLGVANAVAAVGFMIFGPVDWWAALAMAIGCLFGGWCGPPVVKRLPAGPLRIVVGLSGIGLAVWLAVS
- the purH gene encoding bifunctional phosphoribosylaminoimidazolecarboxamide formyltransferase/IMP cyclohydrolase, with amino-acid sequence MNAQPADSARRPIRRALVSVYDKSGLADLATALQAAGVEIVSTGSTAKTIADAGVPVVEVSTLTGFPECLDGRVKTLHPKVHAGILADTRKDDHVAQLADLGVAAFDLVVVNLYPFTATVASGATPDECIEQIDIGGPSMVRGAAKNHPSVAVVTSPDDYALVTEAISVGGFTLADRKKLAAKAFRHTADYDVAVASWMSSVVAPEDDSQFPAWAGATWNRSAVLRYGENPHQAAALYVGNAGDGGLATAEQLHGKEMSYNNYTDADAAWRAAYDFDAPAVAIIKHANPCGIAVGADIAEAHRKAHACDPVSAYGGVIAANREITVEMAEQVAEIFTEVIVAPGFADGALSVLTRKKNIRVLVATPPSATGIETKPVSGGLLMQQRDVIDAEGDNPANWNLVAGPPADAQTLADLEFAWRACRSVKSNAILLASGGASVGVGMGQVNRVDSAHLAVQRAGDRAAGSVGASDAFFPFPDGLQVLLSAGVKAVVQPGGSIRDKEVIEAADEAGVTLYLTGARHFAH
- the purN gene encoding phosphoribosylglycinamide formyltransferase, producing the protein MISETAPARTPVVVMASGTGSLLESLLARAAADDAPFSVAAIVVDRACRAQEIAQRNEIPLITCRVADHADRAAWDSALTDEVAAFDPGWVVTAGFMKILGPAFLERFGGRIVNSHPALLPSFPGAHGVPEALDYGVKVTGATVHLVDDGVDTGPILAQQVVTIDDDDTVDTLHERIKTVERVLLAEVVTALVTRGVVIDGRKARIP